The Salvelinus namaycush isolate Seneca chromosome 16, SaNama_1.0, whole genome shotgun sequence genome has a segment encoding these proteins:
- the LOC120061660 gene encoding V-type proton ATPase subunit S1-like protein, translating into MAAHAFLLLSSALLSAFSQPTLSFDQVPALLERSTEVDYVTEVPYPAVRIRAGGIDGMSLVAEGYVPTEESPLKRLLKRDSWHHLNQHGHDKGKRKLLQSPIFGPYSPLSVAYNGKTCILFKAKRLAVRYKNHTFIDLTEKTFGPNAPVDTKGSICTKEKATLSLKFGDVEDLRGLVIRLQMSNTFYESAGQNWFTLDSVHIHYNWTHEATFNASEVYAPATSSYHCQHVSSQHKYDTLLVPSSHTDTSANWHITFTDFQIQAFNVMSDKFASASDCATFLTPAILMGLVTSLILLLVLAYALHMVVHLKHIDRYEEHKAMVYFPRRLSKALERRASQQYELPDKNCL; encoded by the exons ATGGCTGCACACGCGTTCCTCCTGCTCTCCTCTGCCTTGCTGTCTGCCTTCAGCCAGCCCACCCTGTCCTTTGATCAAGTGCCTGCACTCCTAGAGAGAAG CACAGAAGTCGACTATGTTACAGAGGTCCCATACCCAGCTGTGAGAATCAGAGCGG GTGGTATTGATGGAATGAGCTTGGTGGCTGAGGGTTATGTGCCCACTGAGGAAAGCCCACTCAAAAGATTACTGAAG CGGGATAGCTGGCACCACCTCAACCAGCATGGCCATGACAAGGGCAAGAGAAAGCTGCTCCAGTCCCCCATATTCGGGCCCTACTCTCCTCTGAGCGTGGCCTACAATGGCAAGACCTGCATCCTGTTCAAAGCCAAGCGCCTGGCCGTCCGCTACAAGAACCACACCTTCATAGACCTGACGGAGAAGACCTTTGGACCCAACGCCCCTGTGGACACCAAGGGATCCATCTGCACCAAGGAGAAGGCTAC GCTATCACTGAAATTTGGCGATGTGGAGGACCTCAGGGGACTTGTTATCAGGTTGCAGATGTCCAACACATTCTACGAGTCGGCAGGGCAGAACTGGTTCACCTTAGACAGCGTCCACATCCACTACAACTGGACCCATGAGGCTACATTCAACGCCAGCGAGGTGTACGCCCCCGCCACCTCCTCCTATCACTGCCagcatgtcagcagtcagcaCAAATATGACACCCTCCTGGTGCCCAGCTCACACACTGACACCTCAGCTAACTGGCACATCACGTTTACTGACTTCCAG atccagGCGTTCAACGTCATGTCTGATAAGTTTGCGTCGGCCAGCGACTGTGCCACCTTCCTGACCCCAGCCATACTGATGGGCCTGGTGACCTCTCTGATCCTGCTGTTGGTGCTGGCCTACGCTCTGCACATGGTGGTGCACCTCAAACACATCGACCGCTATGAGGAACATAAAGCTATGGTGTATTTCCCACGCAGGCTGAGCAAAGCTCTAGAGCGTAGGGCCTCACAGCAGTACGAGCTACCCGACAAGAACTgcctgtga